The nucleotide sequence TATTGCCTGTGTATTTTCGCCACCGGCCGAGGGAAATCAGGATGTGCAGCAAATTCAAGAGGACTTACCCCAAGAAAAGGCGGATAACCAAGTCGCTCCCGATGAGAAGAAAGCAGCTCTCAGAGACATCATTGCCGACTATAACCAGCAGTACGGGACAAACCACAGCATCAATGAGTTTGATTTGTACTATCAGGATGTGCAGAAACGGATTAAGGATCAGCAGTATGCCAACCAGGACTTACCCCACAGTCAAAAAATAGATGTGACGATTGTGGTGGATATGTTGCTGACGGGCTTTGATTCTAAGTTTCTGAATACGCTCTATGTGGATAAAAACCTGAAGTATCACGGGTTGATCCAGGCCTTCTCCCGGACAAATCGCATCCTGAATGACACCAAGCCCTATGGCAATATTCTTGATTTTCGCCAGCAGCAGGAGGCAGTGAACCAGGCCATTGAGCTTTTTTCGGGCAATTCCAAGGCGAAGGCGAGGGAAATTTGGCTGGTGGATCCGGCTCCTGTGGTGATCTCAAAACTGGAAACAGCGGCCCAGAGGTTAGATACGTTTATGCAATCCCAAGGCCTGGCCTATGCCCCAGAGGAAGTGTTTAATCTGAAGGGAGATGCGGCTCGGAGCCAGTTTATTAATTTGTTTAAGGAAGTGCAGCGGCTCAAAACTCAGCTTGACCAATATACGGATCTCACGCCAGAGGATGCGGCAACGATTGAGCAGGTGATTCCCAAGGAGCAGTTACAAGGGTTTCGGGGGGTGTATCTGGAAACGGCGCAACGATTGAAGGAACAACAAGGCAGGCCAGGCCCCACTGATCCCAATATTGAGCAACTCGATTTTGAGTTTGTTTTGTTTGCTTCGGTGGTGGTGGATTATGACTACATCATGGGGCTGATTGCCAACTATACCCAGGCCAGGCCGGACAAACAAAAGATGACCCGAGAGGAGTTGATTGGGTTAATTCAAGCCGATGCCAAGTTTATGGATGACCGGGAGGATATTGCGGCCTATATCAGTACGTTGAAGGTGGGGGAAGGATTGGATGAGGCGGCGATCCGAGAAGGCTATGAGGCATTTAAGGCCCAGAAGAATACCCAAGAGCTAGAACTAATTGCCACGACCCACGGCCTGGAACCAGCGGCCCTGCAGACGTTTGTGGATGGGATTATGCGGCGAATGATTTTTGATGGCCAGGCCCTGAGTGATCTGTTGGCCCCGTTAGAGTTGGGATGGAAGGCCCGGAAGCAAAAAGAAGAGGCTTTAATGGCGGATTTGATCCCGTTGCTGCATAAACTGGCCCAAGGGCGGGAGATTTCAGGGTTAGCAGCTTATGAGCAGTAATCAGAGTTTAAGTCAGCAAGAACGCCAGGAATGTTTAGCTAAAGCATTAGAGGAAGCAGCGGCATTGAATCCTTTTGCAGAAATTACTGATCCGGTGGCTTGGCAACGTGAACAACGTCAGGATCGGCCTCTGCCTGGTAGAAGTGGAAGTAAGGAGCATGAAGATAAGGGCAAAATGTAAGACCATGCCAAAACTCTCGTCAGTGGTGAGACAATTACACCCCATCATTAAATTAAACTGCATCAGTGATTTACCAGGAGTTTAATATGAATCCGGCGCAATTTATTGAAAAGATGCAGGCATTGCCCCCAGATAAACAGGCCGAGGTGTTGGATTTTATTGAGTTTCTGGCATCCCGCAGCACGGCTAAATTAACGACTAAAGAATCTTTAGCAGCTCGGTTATTAACCATTCCCAATGCTGGCTTAGATGAAGATTTTGAACGGGTAGATGATTCAGACGAGGTAGATGATGTATTTACTTGATACTAATGTTATTAGTGAGTTACGCAAACGCAATTCAGCAAATCCCAGTGTCCTTAATTTTTTCACTGAAGTAGAACAAGAACAAACCTCAATTTTTCTATCGGTGATCACTGTTGGAGAACTACGCCGAGGAGTAGATTTGATCCGCTATCGTGGCGATTTAATTCAGGCTGAACGACTTGAAGATTGGCTGAACAAGTTACTTATAGATTTTGAAAATTCAATCTTACCGTTTGATAATGTTACTGCTCAGGTGTGGGGAAAATTACGCGTACCCCATCCAGAAAACCCCTTAGATAAACAGATTGCGGCTACGGCATTGGTGCATAACTTAGTTCTTGTAACCCGCAATGAAAGAGATTTTATAGGGACAGGGGTAGAAGTTTTTAACCCATTTTCATAATTTCTAAGGCAATGAGACTCTTCAATAAAAGATAATAGAAACCCAAAATATGAAACCCAAAAATAATCATTCATTACTACCAAAGTTGCGGTTTCCTGAGTTTCGGGACGCAGGAGAGTGGGAAATAAAAAAACTTGGTCAATTAGGAGAACTGGTTTCCGGTCTAACATATAGCCCAGAAGATATACGGGATCAGGGATTGTTAGTTTTAAGATCGTCCAATATTCAGAATGGCATGATTGCATTGGATGACAGTGTGTTTGTAAGACCAGATATTCAAGGAGTAAATTTATCACGTCCAAATGATATTTTGATCTGTGTGCGGAATGGTTCAAAATCCTTAATTGGCAAAAATGCTCTTATCCCTGAAAAAATGCCGTTATGTACTCACGGTGCATTTATGACGGTATTTAGAACTAATACTGCAAAGTTTATTTTTCAGTTATTTCAAACAGAAGCATACGAAAAACAAGTATCAGCAGACTTAGGCGCAACAATTAATTCAATCAATGGTGGTCATCTCAAGAAGTATAAATTCTATATTCCAAAGTTAGATGAACAACAGAAAATTGCCGACTGCCTTACTTCTATAGATGATCTGATCGCCGCTGAAACCCAAAAGCTCGAATCGCTCAAATCACATAAGAAAGGCTTAATGCAGCAGCTTTTTCCCGCAGAAGGCGAAACAATTCCAAAACTACGCTTCCCTGAGTTTAGAGATGCCGGGGCCTGGGAGGAAAAGAAGATTGAAGATTTAGCTAAAAGAGGATCCGGCCATACGCCTAACAAAGGTCACACAAATTACTATAACGGCGGAATTAAATGGGTTTCCCTAGCTGACTCTAATAAGTTGGATAAGGGTTATATTTATGATACAAAAGTCGAAATTTCAGTAGAAGGTATTAAAAACTCATCCGCAGTTATTCATCCACCCGGTACAGTAATTATTAGCCGTGATGCTGGTGTTGGAAAAAGTGCAGTTTTATATTCTGGAATGGCAGTAAGCCAACATTTCATAGCGTGGTGTTGTGATAAGTCTAAGCTGTCAAATTGGTTTCTCTACTTTCTTTTGCAAATATTAAAACCAACCTTTGAAAGAATTGCTACTGGAAGCACTATAAAAACAATAGGATTGCCATATTTCAAAGAAATTCGTATAACTATCCCTTCAATAAATGAACAACAGAAAATTGCGGATTTCCTCTCGTCTCTTGACGATCTAATCACCGCCCAAACGCAAAAAATCGAAGCGCTGAAGTTGCATAAAAAAGGGTTAATGCAGCAGTTATTCCCATCGGTTGAGGAGGTTGAACATGAATAGGGCGTGCTACGTTGCTTAGAGCCTATTAATTCTATTCCGCCATCGCTTGAGTTTCTGGGTGAAGGGCTGGAAATATAGATTTACCGGGTATGAAGTCGCCCCAGTCTAACTGACCTAAATTAGCCACTAAGTCTTGATATTCTTCGGTAGATAGCCAGACTTCAATTTTCACAGAAGGAATAGCCTCTCCAGCACTTTTAGCTCGCTCTACAGCCAAATCAGCCAGGTAATTAGCACGGTCTAGGGGAGAATTTAAAATAGAATCAGTCATCGTTATTTCACCCTGGGGAAGTGGATCTGACCATTGGAACGGATAGCGACTACAGGACTACCAGGCAACTTCAGCTTAGACCAGCAGCCCCCGATCTGCTCCTTTCTCTGTTCTCAGGTTTAGTCTGAAATACGATAATCTTGGCCTGGGGCGTGTCTTACTCGAATGGGGAGAAAACTAATGGATAAAAAAGATATTGCTAATGCGAAAAACCCCGATCTTCCTGCTTCTATGGATGCCCTGCGTCGAGCCTCTGGCCTGGCGATTCAAACCGCAATCCAGACCAACACCGCTATCGTGATTATGGAAAATGGCAAAATAGTCCGAATTTCAGGGGAAGAACTGAAAAAAAAGCAAAGTTTACGCGGCTCCCTAAAGCATTACGCCAGGCCCGAACTCATTGACCAAGAAAAGGACGCATGGCCAACCGTAGTCAGTGAAGAATATGAGTATTTATATTTATTTAGAAAAATATCTGAAAATAGTTAGTATGCCTGAAATTAGTCGCTTTTATGGAATCATCATCAAAATCTTTTTTGCGGATCATCCACCGCCCCATTTTCATGTCATTTATGGAGAATATAACGCCTTGTTCAATATCGAAACCCTAGAGATGATCGAGGGAGACTTACCCAACAGGGCGATAAAGATCGTTACGGAATGGGCAACGATTTATCAGCAGGAATTGCTAAAAATGTGGCAAAATCAAGAATTC is from Synechococcus sp. PCC 6312 and encodes:
- a CDS encoding DUF2281 domain-containing protein is translated as MNPAQFIEKMQALPPDKQAEVLDFIEFLASRSTAKLTTKESLAARLLTIPNAGLDEDFERVDDSDEVDDVFT
- a CDS encoding type II toxin-antitoxin system VapC family toxin, with the translated sequence MMYLLDTNVISELRKRNSANPSVLNFFTEVEQEQTSIFLSVITVGELRRGVDLIRYRGDLIQAERLEDWLNKLLIDFENSILPFDNVTAQVWGKLRVPHPENPLDKQIAATALVHNLVLVTRNERDFIGTGVEVFNPFS
- a CDS encoding restriction endonuclease subunit S, with product MKPKNNHSLLPKLRFPEFRDAGEWEIKKLGQLGELVSGLTYSPEDIRDQGLLVLRSSNIQNGMIALDDSVFVRPDIQGVNLSRPNDILICVRNGSKSLIGKNALIPEKMPLCTHGAFMTVFRTNTAKFIFQLFQTEAYEKQVSADLGATINSINGGHLKKYKFYIPKLDEQQKIADCLTSIDDLIAAETQKLESLKSHKKGLMQQLFPAEGETIPKLRFPEFRDAGAWEEKKIEDLAKRGSGHTPNKGHTNYYNGGIKWVSLADSNKLDKGYIYDTKVEISVEGIKNSSAVIHPPGTVIISRDAGVGKSAVLYSGMAVSQHFIAWCCDKSKLSNWFLYFLLQILKPTFERIATGSTIKTIGLPYFKEIRITIPSINEQQKIADFLSSLDDLITAQTQKIEALKLHKKGLMQQLFPSVEEVEHE
- a CDS encoding DUF4160 domain-containing protein gives rise to the protein MPEISRFYGIIIKIFFADHPPPHFHVIYGEYNALFNIETLEMIEGDLPNRAIKIVTEWATIYQQELLKMWQNQEFHKLPPLQ